The region tatcaaaataaattgTGTTTACTTGAGTAGTTATTTAATAGAGAGTGACATCTCTGTTTGGAACATGAGCTTGAAGTCGGATTATGATTTAATCCAAATGTTAAACTGATCCTGAACTAGTTCTGTCAGTGTCTATCATCCTCTAAGCTCTGCACTTGGAGGAACATTTAGGCTTTTCTTCATCAGCGGTTTTCCTGAGTTCCTAATAACCTAGATAAagacatataaatatgtatcttACACATTCTTGCTCATTCCTAGTAAACAGCGGAAATCCGAGATTCAATACTTTACATCATTGCAGTTATTTTCAAACCCTCTTCCTTAGAACTGTTGATCACAATATAAATTCTGTCTCAGACTCATGTTTACTAGTTCTGTTCGCAGTCGGCACTGTTCAAACAGCATCATCCTTAAACCATTCGTTTGTGTCGACAGCCTGAACCTCCCAAGAAACAGTCCAACTGGCGTCGAAAGCATGAGGATTTTATTGCTACCATCCGTGCCGCTAAGGGCTTAAATCAAGTCATTAAAGATGGAGGACCtctccccccaccaccacctccatcttACGACCCAGGTAGAATAACACTACACTATGCAATTAATCTAATATTTTTGTTGACTTTACAATATTTGATAATAAATCTTTTGCAGAGGCTATATTCCTGTTTTATGAAATTGTCTTTTCCCTGTAGAAGAATTGTGCttatctttgttttttaaagaaacattgaGCAGATTTGAGGAGATGTGACCAAGGTTGAAAATGATATTGAAATTGTAATGAAGTTCATTCCCATAGCTGTATGGGGCATATGTTCAATGATCATAACATAACAGGTTTCTCCATTTATTCCAGATTACATCCAGTGCCCATTTTGCCAGAGAAGGTTCAGCGAGAATGCAGCAGATCGCCACATCAAATTCTGTAAGGAACAGGCTTCTCGTATTTCGAACAAAGGCAAGTTCCCGGGAAATGACAAAGCCAAGCCTCCAGCGAAGACCCAGGTTAGTCTCTTATGGTCTGGTTTCGTAATGAGAACCTCTGATCTGATTTCATTTCGGGGTTGGCCTGAAAAGATATGAGCTtggttattaaattaaaaatgtcattttaaaatgtacacagtgtATTTACAATATCAGTTTCAGTCTGAATGACACGTACAGTCATAACATGGAATCAGGGTTTGTAAACGGGTTTGTTTGGGCATAGGAAAACGATGAAGAACTCTTTCTAGTTTACCTTACAGTAAACATAACCCTGATGGTAATATTCCAGAATTGATTAATGCCTGAAGTTGGAGCTTAAATCAGCTCTGTTTTGCTGTATATtgtatgtgtttaaaatatttaaagatgTCTGTGTTTATTATAATACAGTGTTTAGAGCTGACTCCTGCATTAATCATTATAATAATCAATAACTACTCAGTTACTACCATTATCAGTGGTCGCAGTCCTGCTTtaaagagaggtgaatattgaaatataaGTAGTAaatttttctgtgtttacagtacaagcctacTCCAGTGAAGAAAGCTAATTCTGTATCCTCAGCTGCTTCCTCTCGCCTTCCACAGCGTTCAGCCTATGGACAAGGTGGAGGAACAGGTATGGACTGATCTACAACAGAACTGTCAGACTCTGTGAAAACTTGTACCGTTTGACAGCAGTTGTTTAAAGACCCAACAGCATGGGCACAGAGCCTTTTTTCCCCATCTAAAATAGGATTGATAGATAACTGTGTGAGGGCAAGCACCAACATGAGACATTTGGTGATTCAGGATGTGGTTTCTCCTAAAAGTACTGTAGCAGAACTATCAACAGTTTCTTGCTGAGCATGTATCAGTTTAGACCAAATATTTCAACACTGCTTAATCTAAAGGATTTGAAAGGACTCCATCAGGGGTCAGTTGTGCCAACATTTCACAAACTGGAAACATTCGGTACTTGTGGCTTTtgcattttttctttcattttataaaCCAGAAGACCTGTTGAATTATATGTTTATATCAAAACCATTTTCTTTCAGCCTGCAATGTGAGATCCACAGCTTGTTTGACCAGACACAGAATTAGTTGCATTTAATCTGTTTTCTCTGAAAAGTATAATGACCGGTGGGTTATTAAAATGTAGCTTTACTGCCTCTGGCGTATTTGTCAGTACACAAATGCATTCAAAATTACCATCATTAACTTCATAACAGTTCAATGCTGAGGGTTTTATACCTGCCTAAGATGATGTATACCATTTTGCCCAGTGGCATTAcaatcatgtgcagctgctcgaGAGCTTCCCTTtgcatttcatgcttttctaagaACGTTATACCAGCTGTGATTTAGTTAGTGAACCTCTGCAAGAGTTTTACCTTACAGTAGCTTTTAACTGTAAGTTTAGAAAGTGTGTCTCCAAACATTTtatagtgtttacagtgtatttcttgaaacagtcaaaaaaaaaaaaaggttaaatcAGTGCTAGAGCCACAAAACGGACTACATTTCTAAAATCTCTTTTCCTCCTCAGGGATTCCTGGCAGCAAAACCTCTGCTGGTACAATGAGGAGCATGTCAACTGGCTACTCTCCATCACGTATTAACTCCGGAGGCCTGACCAGTCCGCCCTCTGGGTAAGGCCTGCTTCAAgccttgtgtttatttatttatttattttttgccagATTTTAATTCGCTGTGATGAAGGTAGAGCCAAGAGTTTTCTGAAATcacatttattcatgttttccatgtgatatatatatatatatatttattattcccAGAGTTAATACGAAGCCCAAAGGCGTGGTTACTCAGAGTGCTCTGAAGAATACAACCTCTGGAATAGGAATGAACAAGAAGAAGGTCTACAGTGCAGACAACTACAATTCAAGGTGCATAGAGCAAACTATTACTTTTACCTGATATTTATATCCTACAGCAGCCGTGCATAAAGCTTTTTGATGTATTCAggcaaaacatttttgtttgtgttaatcCTTTAACTAATCAGCATAGTTTAGCGTAGGTTTGGGAATACTTTTTAAGACAAATTTTAGTAAATAAAGTCATTGCTGCTCTCACAAGTGCAGAAGACAAATCTGAATGGAAGCCACATGTCAACATGGTTTACTTCACTTCACAACCCTCTGCATGAGCTTATGTAAAAAGTAAAGAACAGACGCACAGAAAATTAACAACATGTGCTAGATGACTTCTTTTTCAGGGGCACGCACTTTAGCtttgttttatgtgtttcaCATATTGTCGTAACTTCTTTGGAACTGAGACGTTTTTATAGTAGTGAGTCTGTCCAACACAGAACTGGCTCATTATTTTCGGATCAGTGCTGTTTCGAAATCAAAGTATAATCCATTTATTGAtgcagaaagaaaagaaatgacAAGTGATTCCTTGCCACATTCAGCTTTAAAGGATTATACATGTTTCCATTTCTATGAATGTCAATCGCTCCTCTTTGTTCACTGTGTCAAAAAGCCAGTTGTTCTCTTTttagtctttttatttttattttttttaacaattttccCGTTTCTTAGGAACGACGTGAATGAGGTGGATTTCTCCACACAGGGGACCAAATTCTGCCACGAGTGTGGGACCAAATATCCTGTGGAGTGGGCCAAGTTTTGCTGCGAATGCGGGGTGAGAAGGATGTGCATTTAGGGCGAGCGAGTGAGAGCATGggaaataaaaagagagaaagcttCATACACATTTCAGCGCTGAACTTTTCCTCCATCACACTAGTGCCCTGGTTGCTTTCCCTGTTCACAAATTCCAGTCCTTTTctatttagttttattattattgttgtcatACATCCAGTTGTCTTGTGTTTATTATTGAAGTGCAATATGATGGACTACTGATctgaaaaaggaaaagaaatatttttttaatcaggatCTGGACAACGTGTTAGAAACGTAAAATTAAGAGACTGCGGAAATGAATCATATCAAAGTTTGCTTTTGGTTATCGAAGTCATATTCGAACACCGAATCTATATTTAAGGTAAATGAACAAGGAATGGAAGTATTATGTAATTTATGACCATATTATTGACTCATAGGCTTAGAAATAAGGCTTACATCAAGCAATTCAGTTTTGTACtaccttttgtgttttttattttctgaattcTTATTTATGTCCTCTGTGTTTTATCTgtgtggaatgtgaaatatatgAAAGGTACATTCATTAGGTAGCAACGCTCCATCGCAGT is a window of Hoplias malabaricus isolate fHopMal1 chromosome 1, fHopMal1.hap1, whole genome shotgun sequence DNA encoding:
- the zc2hc1a gene encoding zinc finger C2HC domain-containing protein 1A isoform X1 translates to MEEFDDSPPTSEDLLPCKICGRSFFSKVLKKHVPICQKSAVKKRKVFDSSRQRAEGTDISTVKPLKPKLQSSTTSSKSDKPEPPKKQSNWRRKHEDFIATIRAAKGLNQVIKDGGPLPPPPPPSYDPDYIQCPFCQRRFSENAADRHIKFCKEQASRISNKGKFPGNDKAKPPAKTQYKPTPVKKANSVSSAASSRLPQRSAYGQGGGTGIPGSKTSAGTMRSMSTGYSPSRINSGGLTSPPSGVNTKPKGVVTQSALKNTTSGIGMNKKKVYSADNYNSRNDVNEVDFSTQGTKFCHECGTKYPVEWAKFCCECGVRRMCI
- the zc2hc1a gene encoding zinc finger C2HC domain-containing protein 1A isoform X2, whose amino-acid sequence is MEEFDDSPPTSEDLLPCKICGRSFFSKVLKKHVPICQKSAVKKRKVFDSSRQRAEGTDISTVKPLKPKPEPPKKQSNWRRKHEDFIATIRAAKGLNQVIKDGGPLPPPPPPSYDPDYIQCPFCQRRFSENAADRHIKFCKEQASRISNKGKFPGNDKAKPPAKTQYKPTPVKKANSVSSAASSRLPQRSAYGQGGGTGIPGSKTSAGTMRSMSTGYSPSRINSGGLTSPPSGVNTKPKGVVTQSALKNTTSGIGMNKKKVYSADNYNSRNDVNEVDFSTQGTKFCHECGTKYPVEWAKFCCECGVRRMCI